In the genome of Opitutia bacterium KCR 482, one region contains:
- a CDS encoding 3'-5' exonuclease, giving the protein MDSDGQHSSDFSDGGGADGGVSQQPVVRSRFKCLYPRRVNADMLQCLPIVAYRGEIVLVEDDDRLDAVLPEILRERVLGFDTETRPNFSRNKHYLVSILQLCGAEKVWIIRLEPLKHRLSDIYEILENPAIKKVGLAVHGDILSLKERWLFSPAGFVDIAQSTKGIGVINTGMKNLAALVLGERISKSAQLTNWASDSLTKKQLEYAATDAWISRRLFLEVKKSIETTSIALEPEPKQKHRFNFKVFVSGMMRTLAKKFGEVKLRRQHVSAPKKSDANKQQPRNGGRRRSGKRNPQDGRNSGGKRG; this is encoded by the coding sequence ATGGATTCCGACGGGCAGCACAGTTCAGATTTTTCCGATGGCGGCGGCGCGGACGGCGGCGTTTCGCAACAGCCCGTCGTGCGCTCGCGCTTCAAGTGCCTCTACCCGCGCAGGGTAAACGCCGACATGCTCCAATGCCTGCCGATTGTCGCGTACAGGGGCGAAATAGTCCTTGTGGAAGACGACGACAGGCTCGACGCCGTTCTGCCCGAAATTCTGCGCGAGCGCGTGCTCGGCTTCGACACCGAAACGCGCCCGAACTTTTCGCGCAACAAGCACTATTTGGTTTCCATTCTCCAACTTTGCGGCGCGGAGAAAGTCTGGATTATCAGGCTCGAACCGCTCAAACACAGGCTTTCCGACATTTACGAAATTCTCGAAAACCCCGCAATCAAGAAGGTGGGGCTTGCGGTTCACGGCGACATTCTCTCGCTCAAAGAACGCTGGCTGTTTTCGCCCGCGGGCTTTGTCGATATTGCGCAGTCCACAAAGGGAATCGGCGTGATAAACACGGGCATGAAAAACCTCGCGGCCCTCGTTTTGGGCGAGCGCATTTCGAAGTCGGCGCAGCTGACGAACTGGGCGAGCGACTCGCTCACGAAAAAACAGCTCGAATACGCCGCGACCGACGCTTGGATTAGCCGCAGGCTCTTTCTCGAAGTCAAAAAAAGCATCGAGACCACAAGCATCGCCCTCGAACCCGAACCGAAGCAGAAGCACAGGTTCAACTTCAAGGTTTTCGTGTCGGGCATGATGCGCACGCTCGCAAAGAAATTCGGCGAGGTTAAGCTGCGCCGACAGCATGTTTCCGCGCCCAAGAAAAGCGACGCAAACAAACAGCAGCCCCGCAACGGCGGGCGCAGACGCTCTGGCAAACGGAATCCGCAGGACGGCCGAAATTCGGGCGGAAAGCGCGGATAA
- a CDS encoding beta-ketoacyl-[acyl-carrier-protein] synthase family protein: MQQNKIEAAITGIGAITPIGNDCESILASLRAGRDGIAQATKIDASRFASQMCGETHFDYAAEMSAAELETFTDPFLRLAISAARRAAKNAGLPALPPRTAAVLATCNAGLNSGEAEYVAQYRDPSVKFGKAELDQYENYAIGKAVADALKIGGECIVINTACSGSTAALGIAQSLVESGRYDCVLAGGADAAALSNFAGFNAIKVMSPEKIAPFSTPVGMNIGEGAAFWIIENRGIAKARGAKIYGKIVGHATSGDAHHPTQPDPRGDGAFRTMRDAAADAGISPAEAGCINAHGSGTAANDRAESKGIAKFLGGANVPTTSTKSYTGHCMGATGIIEATCQLLAMNDNFIPPTLRNVGARAGCEIEAVGGAGIETEYDRFISANYAFAGNNAAVVVAKDSFVRREKPESEVRTVITGCSAITPLGIGTEKNIDALENGESGVAKISRFESERSAGLVNLPNPRTLDRRVDFSGMTPIAVMATLAAKGALDKAGLRIRRDNCESVGLAVSTCRGSSETAHMEAVFSSPDNRGDIACFSNITPNSTAGWVSKALEIKGANITLTSGPNSGLQTLGHAARLVRENAVKSVLAIAADELYKREIDAYEKFGKIHRGAIEENFRLSFSTPSCGVLGEGAAAALVEDAETAKARGAKILGEILAFAAASDACAFGSHNLDNDGLLRAAREALDAAKIRAEEIDLVLWSPRGCAQDSVAVFVRDTLFPDAPMLASSLNTGYLETASAPATLVFALEALAGGRPLWKQRTGVKLFDEAKLPDNPKKIMCIASSEWGNNYALLVGRGEF, translated from the coding sequence ATGCAACAAAACAAAATTGAGGCCGCAATCACGGGAATAGGCGCAATCACGCCGATAGGCAACGACTGCGAGTCCATTCTCGCCTCCCTCCGCGCGGGGCGCGACGGCATTGCGCAGGCGACGAAAATAGACGCGTCGCGCTTCGCGTCGCAAATGTGCGGCGAAACGCATTTCGACTACGCCGCGGAAATGTCCGCCGCCGAGCTTGAAACTTTTACCGACCCCTTCCTGCGGCTCGCCATTTCCGCAGCGCGGCGGGCGGCGAAAAACGCGGGGCTTCCCGCCCTGCCCCCCCGCACGGCGGCGGTGCTTGCAACGTGCAACGCAGGTCTAAATTCGGGAGAAGCGGAATACGTAGCGCAGTACCGCGACCCGTCCGTAAAATTCGGCAAAGCCGAGCTTGACCAGTACGAAAACTACGCAATCGGCAAGGCGGTGGCGGACGCGCTTAAAATCGGCGGCGAGTGCATTGTAATCAACACGGCGTGCTCTGGCTCGACGGCGGCGTTGGGAATTGCGCAGTCGCTCGTGGAGTCGGGACGCTACGACTGCGTCTTGGCGGGCGGCGCGGACGCGGCGGCGTTGTCGAACTTCGCGGGCTTCAACGCAATCAAGGTGATGTCGCCCGAAAAAATCGCGCCGTTTTCGACGCCCGTGGGAATGAACATCGGCGAGGGCGCGGCGTTCTGGATTATCGAAAACAGGGGAATCGCAAAGGCGCGGGGGGCGAAAATCTACGGGAAAATCGTAGGGCACGCCACAAGCGGCGACGCCCACCACCCCACGCAGCCCGACCCCCGCGGCGACGGCGCGTTCCGCACCATGCGCGACGCCGCGGCCGACGCGGGAATTTCGCCCGCCGAAGCTGGCTGCATAAACGCCCACGGCTCCGGAACGGCGGCAAACGACAGAGCTGAATCGAAGGGAATAGCAAAATTTCTCGGCGGCGCAAACGTGCCGACGACCTCGACAAAATCGTACACGGGGCACTGCATGGGCGCGACGGGAATAATAGAGGCGACATGCCAGCTGCTGGCAATGAACGACAATTTCATTCCGCCCACGCTCCGCAATGTGGGCGCACGCGCGGGCTGCGAAATAGAGGCTGTCGGCGGCGCGGGAATCGAAACCGAATACGACCGCTTCATTTCGGCAAACTACGCGTTTGCGGGCAACAACGCGGCGGTGGTCGTGGCGAAAGACTCGTTTGTTCGGCGCGAAAAGCCCGAATCGGAAGTCCGCACGGTAATCACGGGCTGTTCGGCGATAACGCCGCTCGGAATCGGGACGGAAAAGAACATCGATGCGCTCGAAAACGGAGAATCGGGAGTGGCGAAAATTTCGCGCTTCGAGTCGGAGCGCAGCGCGGGGCTAGTGAACCTGCCGAACCCGCGGACGCTCGACAGGCGCGTCGATTTTTCGGGAATGACGCCGATTGCGGTCATGGCGACGCTCGCCGCAAAGGGCGCGCTCGACAAGGCTGGGCTGCGAATCCGCAGGGACAACTGCGAAAGCGTGGGGCTTGCGGTTTCCACATGCCGCGGCTCGTCGGAAACCGCGCACATGGAGGCGGTGTTCTCGTCGCCCGACAACCGCGGCGACATCGCCTGCTTCTCGAACATCACGCCGAACTCGACGGCGGGCTGGGTGTCGAAGGCTCTCGAAATAAAGGGCGCGAACATCACGCTGACGTCCGGCCCGAATTCGGGGCTGCAAACGCTCGGACACGCGGCGCGGCTCGTCCGCGAAAACGCCGTAAAAAGCGTGCTCGCAATCGCCGCCGACGAACTCTACAAGCGCGAAATAGACGCCTACGAAAAATTCGGGAAAATCCACAGGGGCGCGATAGAGGAAAATTTCAGGCTAAGCTTTTCGACGCCCTCGTGCGGAGTGCTCGGCGAGGGCGCGGCTGCGGCGCTCGTCGAAGACGCGGAAACAGCGAAAGCGCGGGGAGCAAAAATCCTCGGCGAAATTCTCGCCTTTGCGGCGGCTTCCGACGCCTGCGCGTTCGGCTCGCACAACTTGGACAACGACGGACTCCTGCGGGCGGCGCGCGAAGCACTTGACGCGGCAAAGATTCGCGCGGAGGAAATCGACTTGGTTTTGTGGAGTCCGCGCGGCTGCGCGCAAGACTCCGTCGCGGTGTTCGTCCGCGACACGCTCTTCCCCGACGCCCCGATGCTCGCAAGCTCGCTCAACACGGGATACCTCGAAACGGCGTCCGCGCCCGCAACGCTCGTGTTCGCGCTCGAAGCCTTGGCGGGCGGCAGACCGCTCTGGAAACAGCGCACCGGCGTAAAACTTTTCGACGAGGCAAAACTGCCCGACAACCCGAAAAAAATAATGTGCATTGCGTCGAGCGAATGGGGCAACAACTACGCGTTGCTCGTGGGGCGCGGGGAATTTTAA
- a CDS encoding outer membrane lipoprotein carrier protein LolA, whose protein sequence is MKKFAAVIMLAACALSAAPESVLVRMTQSKYVSILPEPVVGECTLAADASGRVRWRVLSPFESLTICNERGVFAFEKTSDGWRRLDTPFAEAVRRTAREIGRLAIGESSEDYNVRRDGDTATLTPKSAGVRKFIKKIVVVYSGRFPKSLEFFETNGDKTVLSISEIRENPKGIEAAFDEKNFDKPEF, encoded by the coding sequence ATGAAAAAATTTGCGGCAGTGATAATGCTTGCGGCGTGCGCGCTCTCCGCCGCGCCCGAATCGGTGCTCGTGAGAATGACGCAAAGCAAATACGTCTCGATTCTGCCCGAACCCGTCGTCGGCGAATGCACGCTTGCGGCGGACGCAAGCGGCAGGGTGCGCTGGCGCGTGCTCTCGCCGTTCGAGTCGCTTACAATCTGCAACGAGCGCGGGGTATTCGCGTTCGAAAAAACGTCCGACGGCTGGCGGAGGCTCGACACGCCGTTTGCGGAGGCGGTAAGGCGCACCGCGCGTGAAATCGGCAGGCTCGCAATCGGAGAGTCTTCGGAAGACTACAACGTGCGGCGCGACGGCGACACCGCGACGCTTACGCCGAAGTCGGCGGGCGTGCGGAAGTTCATCAAAAAAATCGTCGTGGTCTATTCGGGACGCTTCCCGAAATCGCTCGAATTTTTCGAGACAAACGGCGACAAAACCGTACTTTCGATTTCGGAAATCCGCGAGAATCCGAAGGGAATCGAAGCGGCGTTCGACGAAAAAAATTTCGACAAACCCGAATTTTAA
- a CDS encoding beta-ketoacyl-[acyl-carrier-protein] synthase family protein, which produces MSRVPAVISAGLAAAAGMSLGDAADAAFSGRDSLSQLRLFESPRHADKFVAAADIPQNGRRSRCERLLIAALDEALANADLGGIARERIAVFAGTSIGGIFETENMLERNRKSGGNGLRELAGYECSTLAEIAAKRAGALGECAAFSTACSSSSIALAEACNAISQGACDAAIVCGVDALSRITVNGFGSLLLLSKGKCSPFDKNRDGINLGEAAGVMILAADGAAKAEPLAYISGWARTCDAYHATAPAPDGDGAARAMSAALVSSPKADYYNAHGTATRGNDTAEAAALKKVFGQDIPPFSSLKRVFGHTLGASGIVNAILSVEAAKRSKIPPNAGFETFDEEVGIAPEAEVKDAEINTALTVSLGFGGNNAAVAISRKKPQTAKPSEKRRVFVYGFGIVGDGGIAEDSALLPNIPPLKKRKFAHLQKMGLQAAETALARAKPKAEKNRTAVCWGTGLGMTSQTLAFVENVFEKREAEPMPTAFTNSVHNAVPSAIAVREKFGGLNSAATAKEISFECAMAQTLREIYCGGADAAVVCAGDEHAELADEFLKQRGRPAETSDFAAAYFVGTEHCAEAEPLAEILALDIARISRDANAERARAEKILADIGLSPKELGGFLASTPQNAFQKKRLDALAESFGTPEFSGGKYGANYCVSAAAIAEKSGESGKIFARYTMSSTNMRALTIFKIL; this is translated from the coding sequence ATGAGCCGAGTTCCCGCAGTAATATCCGCCGGACTGGCGGCGGCGGCGGGAATGTCGCTCGGGGACGCCGCAGACGCCGCGTTTTCGGGGCGCGACAGCCTCTCGCAACTGCGGCTCTTCGAAAGCCCGCGCCACGCCGACAAATTCGTAGCGGCGGCGGACATTCCGCAGAACGGCAGACGCTCGCGCTGCGAACGCCTGCTGATTGCGGCGTTGGACGAAGCGTTGGCGAATGCCGACTTGGGGGGAATCGCGCGGGAGAGAATCGCCGTGTTTGCGGGCACGAGCATCGGCGGCATTTTCGAGACCGAAAACATGCTCGAACGAAACCGCAAAAGCGGCGGGAACGGACTGCGCGAACTCGCAGGCTACGAATGCTCAACCCTCGCCGAAATCGCGGCAAAACGTGCGGGCGCGCTCGGCGAATGCGCGGCGTTCTCGACGGCGTGTTCAAGCTCTTCAATCGCGCTCGCGGAGGCGTGCAACGCGATTTCGCAGGGAGCGTGCGACGCCGCGATAGTCTGCGGGGTCGACGCGCTCTCGCGCATTACAGTAAACGGCTTCGGCTCCCTTCTTCTGCTTTCGAAAGGCAAATGCTCGCCCTTCGACAAAAACCGCGACGGCATAAATCTGGGCGAAGCCGCGGGAGTGATGATTCTCGCCGCCGACGGCGCGGCGAAAGCCGAGCCTCTTGCCTACATTTCGGGCTGGGCGCGAACCTGCGATGCGTACCACGCGACAGCCCCCGCCCCAGACGGCGACGGCGCGGCGCGGGCGATGTCGGCGGCGTTGGTAAGCTCCCCGAAAGCCGACTACTACAACGCCCACGGCACGGCGACGCGCGGAAACGACACCGCGGAAGCCGCCGCTCTGAAAAAAGTTTTCGGGCAAGACATTCCGCCGTTTTCGTCGCTCAAACGCGTGTTCGGACACACGCTCGGCGCGAGCGGAATAGTCAACGCGATACTTTCGGTAGAGGCTGCAAAACGCTCTAAAATTCCGCCGAACGCGGGCTTCGAAACATTCGACGAAGAAGTCGGAATCGCCCCCGAAGCGGAGGTGAAAGACGCCGAAATAAACACGGCGCTCACGGTTTCGCTCGGCTTCGGCGGCAACAACGCGGCGGTTGCGATTTCGCGCAAAAAACCGCAAACGGCAAAGCCCTCCGAAAAACGGCGCGTGTTCGTCTACGGCTTCGGAATCGTAGGCGACGGCGGAATTGCGGAAGACTCCGCGCTTCTGCCTAACATTCCGCCGCTAAAAAAACGCAAATTCGCGCACCTGCAAAAAATGGGACTTCAAGCCGCGGAAACCGCGCTCGCCCGCGCGAAGCCGAAAGCCGAAAAAAACAGAACCGCCGTCTGCTGGGGCACGGGGCTTGGAATGACGTCGCAGACGCTCGCGTTCGTCGAAAACGTTTTCGAAAAGCGCGAGGCCGAACCCATGCCGACGGCGTTCACGAACTCGGTGCACAACGCGGTGCCGTCGGCGATTGCCGTGCGCGAAAAATTCGGAGGGCTGAACAGCGCGGCGACCGCAAAGGAAATTTCGTTCGAATGCGCAATGGCGCAAACTCTGCGCGAGATATACTGCGGCGGCGCGGACGCGGCGGTCGTCTGCGCGGGCGACGAACACGCCGAACTTGCCGACGAGTTTTTGAAGCAAAGGGGACGCCCCGCCGAAACCTCCGACTTCGCCGCGGCATATTTCGTCGGAACGGAGCACTGCGCGGAAGCCGAACCGCTTGCGGAAATCCTCGCCCTCGACATTGCAAGAATTTCGCGCGACGCAAATGCGGAACGCGCAAGAGCCGAAAAAATCCTCGCCGACATCGGGCTTTCGCCGAAAGAATTGGGCGGATTCCTCGCGTCAACGCCGCAAAACGCGTTTCAAAAAAAACGCCTCGACGCGCTCGCCGAAAGCTTCGGAACGCCCGAATTTTCCGGCGGAAAATACGGCGCAAACTACTGCGTTTCGGCGGCGGCGATTGCCGAAAAATCGGGCGAGAGCGGCAAAATCTTCGCGCGGTACACAATGTCCTCGACGAACATGCGCGCGCTGACAATTTTCAAAATACTATGA
- a CDS encoding phosphopantetheine-binding protein produces MDRNSLIEDIKVKIVSALNLQGVSPSDIETDAELFGDGGLGLDSVDALELVVMVEREYGVSVDESADAKTVFASVGALADFVISKKK; encoded by the coding sequence ATGGACAGAAACTCGCTTATCGAAGACATCAAGGTTAAAATCGTGTCGGCTCTGAACTTGCAGGGCGTGTCGCCGTCCGACATCGAAACCGACGCCGAACTCTTCGGCGACGGCGGGCTGGGGCTTGACTCGGTAGACGCCCTCGAACTCGTCGTGATGGTCGAACGCGAATACGGGGTGTCGGTGGACGAAAGCGCGGACGCAAAAACGGTCTTTGCGTCGGTCGGCGCGCTCGCCGACTTCGTGATTTCCAAGAAAAAATGA
- a CDS encoding lysophospholipid acyltransferase family protein yields the protein MSQWTGKSYGGYWGNLCFLKLLKLGLAPAYVLLAFVAAYFMVFRRRACAGAVEFLSRVNGRKVGAFSAETYKLLFTFGACLLDRTSVMLGESKITLRDECRATLEDAMADGRGVVVLTAHVGGWAAAGTKLSEYGREVVVLGADRENPELQKLAESARKIGAPKIFDDGSLGYVEAYAALKRGAIVAIHADRYAGGRFAEAEFFGSKVKTPTAAFSLAKTAKVKAVQIICTREKKFEYAMRASEVFDPAKTPPDDCARAFMKNLETALRKYKYQWFNFYDFWN from the coding sequence ATGAGCCAGTGGACGGGCAAAAGCTACGGCGGCTACTGGGGAAACCTCTGCTTTCTCAAACTCCTGAAGCTGGGGCTTGCGCCCGCGTACGTTCTGCTGGCGTTCGTGGCGGCGTACTTCATGGTTTTCAGAAGACGCGCTTGCGCGGGGGCGGTCGAATTTCTGTCGCGCGTGAACGGGCGGAAAGTCGGGGCGTTCTCGGCGGAGACCTACAAACTGCTGTTTACGTTCGGAGCGTGCCTGCTCGACAGAACCTCCGTCATGCTCGGCGAAAGCAAGATAACACTGCGCGACGAGTGCCGCGCGACGCTCGAAGACGCGATGGCGGACGGACGCGGGGTCGTGGTGCTCACGGCGCACGTCGGCGGCTGGGCGGCGGCGGGAACAAAGCTTTCGGAATACGGCAGGGAGGTCGTGGTACTCGGCGCGGACAGGGAGAACCCCGAACTTCAAAAGCTCGCCGAATCGGCGCGGAAAATCGGCGCGCCCAAGATTTTCGACGACGGCTCGCTCGGATACGTCGAAGCCTACGCCGCACTCAAAAGGGGCGCGATTGTCGCAATCCACGCCGACAGGTACGCGGGCGGAAGGTTCGCGGAGGCGGAATTTTTCGGCTCGAAAGTGAAAACGCCAACCGCCGCGTTTTCGCTCGCAAAAACGGCGAAAGTCAAAGCCGTGCAGATAATCTGCACGCGCGAAAAAAAATTCGAATACGCAATGCGGGCGTCGGAGGTTTTCGACCCCGCAAAAACGCCGCCCGACGACTGCGCGCGCGCATTCATGAAAAACCTCGAAACCGCGCTCCGAAAATACAAGTACCAGTGGTTCAATTTTTACGATTTCTGGAATTGA
- a CDS encoding MMPL family transporter, giving the protein MNAAGKIAAAVCRHRLAAAIAFAAFAIAAAAAISRANFDSDIYDLLPKSDSAIAAHVRAAKDFGQSNTLFFNVSGDNAEEACDALAAALKKDAEIKSVVGAAEDFDFDESLKNILQLLPRTFTEADRAELEKKTSPAELRKRAADFKRNIASPQHFGAARVFAKDPAGALVAVAEKLKRASGGLGEFGFSGGRISDKLRKNFLVMAEGNFDSSDSAKSAELAARIETLNADIERRFGAKVAYAGGYRVAAENARIAAKDSSICLAATVATVAAICLAAFARKAFAALAVLPSLAGTAAAFCAVQPVFGRVSTIAVGFASVAVGVGIDYALHALYGLDGREKISDADAAQSASDNAKPVAVAAGTSALAFVIIGFSGSGGFAQIGLFGTVGIIVSALASVLVLPAFAPLAKTRGRLKIAFAPTDFLPAKKLRAAAAVLLSTAAVPFALDVKFDGNLASLSALGKEAKRDDTLLRSVWKDGVSRAFLLVEADSADAAKRKCAEIERRASKLPNAEIFPLSPILPDSKTRAENAARWEKFRDGKAAQIEAAARAEGLNPSALDLDIWRGKVSPEPEKLRPLADIFRGKISPDGRAIALPVKLADGADRRKFAEAAERLGAHYIDAQYLGERIAQNAYEWLAKFAAAAFAAVALYLLAATRSISAALKILAPVAAGLLWSLGIMGAAGIPINMVNSVFVIFAVCIAQDYAVFPLFAKMRGRKPPYPAVFLSAATTVAAFGMLGFAEHPVMKTLGLAAAVSIFAIFCACLALSPERGNGK; this is encoded by the coding sequence ATGAACGCGGCGGGAAAAATAGCAGCGGCGGTTTGCCGACACCGCTTGGCGGCGGCGATTGCATTCGCGGCGTTCGCGATAGCGGCGGCGGCGGCGATTTCGCGGGCGAATTTCGACTCCGACATCTACGACCTCCTGCCGAAGTCCGACTCCGCAATAGCCGCGCACGTCCGCGCCGCAAAAGACTTCGGGCAGTCGAACACGCTGTTTTTCAACGTTTCGGGAGACAACGCGGAGGAGGCGTGCGATGCCCTCGCCGCCGCGCTGAAAAAGGACGCCGAAATAAAATCGGTAGTCGGCGCGGCGGAGGATTTCGACTTCGACGAATCTCTGAAAAACATTCTGCAACTTCTGCCCCGCACTTTTACCGAAGCCGACAGAGCCGAACTCGAAAAAAAGACGTCTCCCGCCGAGCTGCGCAAACGCGCCGCCGACTTCAAGCGCAACATCGCAAGCCCGCAGCATTTCGGCGCGGCAAGGGTTTTCGCAAAAGACCCCGCGGGCGCGCTTGTTGCAGTCGCCGAAAAGCTCAAACGCGCAAGCGGCGGGCTGGGCGAGTTCGGATTTTCGGGCGGCAGAATTTCGGACAAACTGCGCAAAAACTTCCTCGTTATGGCGGAGGGAAATTTCGACTCCTCCGACTCGGCAAAAAGCGCGGAGCTTGCCGCGCGAATCGAAACGCTCAACGCCGACATCGAACGCCGCTTCGGCGCAAAGGTCGCATACGCGGGCGGATACCGCGTCGCCGCAGAAAACGCGCGGATTGCCGCAAAAGACTCGTCTATTTGCCTTGCGGCGACCGTCGCGACAGTCGCGGCAATCTGCCTTGCGGCATTCGCAAGAAAGGCGTTCGCGGCTCTCGCCGTGCTGCCCTCGCTTGCGGGGACGGCGGCGGCGTTCTGCGCCGTGCAGCCCGTATTCGGGCGTGTCTCGACAATCGCGGTGGGCTTTGCGTCGGTCGCGGTGGGAGTGGGCATAGACTACGCCCTGCACGCGCTCTACGGCTTGGACGGGCGCGAAAAAATTTCCGACGCCGACGCCGCGCAATCCGCTTCCGACAACGCAAAACCCGTCGCCGTCGCCGCGGGAACTTCCGCGCTCGCATTCGTGATAATCGGCTTTTCGGGAAGCGGCGGGTTCGCGCAAATAGGGCTTTTCGGAACGGTCGGAATCATCGTGTCGGCGTTGGCGAGCGTCCTCGTTCTCCCCGCGTTTGCGCCGCTTGCAAAAACGCGCGGCAGACTGAAAATCGCCTTCGCCCCGACCGACTTTCTGCCCGCAAAAAAACTGCGCGCGGCGGCGGCTGTACTGCTTTCTACGGCGGCGGTTCCGTTTGCGCTCGACGTGAAATTCGACGGAAACTTGGCGTCACTAAGCGCCCTCGGAAAAGAGGCGAAGCGCGACGACACGCTACTTAGAAGCGTCTGGAAAGACGGCGTTTCGCGGGCGTTTCTGCTTGTGGAAGCCGACTCCGCCGACGCCGCAAAACGCAAATGCGCGGAAATCGAAAGGCGGGCGTCGAAGCTTCCGAACGCCGAAATTTTCCCGCTCTCGCCCATTCTGCCCGACTCGAAGACACGCGCCGAAAACGCCGCCCGCTGGGAGAAATTCCGCGACGGCAAAGCCGCGCAAATAGAGGCGGCGGCAAGGGCGGAGGGGCTGAACCCGTCCGCTCTCGACCTCGACATTTGGCGCGGGAAAGTCTCCCCCGAACCCGAAAAGCTCCGCCCGCTCGCCGACATTTTCAGGGGGAAAATTTCGCCCGACGGCAGGGCAATCGCGCTTCCCGTGAAGCTCGCCGACGGCGCGGACAGGCGCAAATTCGCCGAAGCCGCGGAGAGGCTCGGCGCGCACTACATAGACGCGCAGTACCTCGGCGAACGCATTGCGCAAAACGCGTACGAGTGGCTTGCAAAATTCGCGGCGGCGGCGTTTGCGGCGGTCGCGCTCTACCTGCTTGCGGCGACGCGCAGTATTTCGGCGGCGCTGAAAATCCTCGCGCCCGTTGCGGCCGGACTGCTTTGGAGCTTGGGCATCATGGGGGCGGCGGGAATCCCGATTAACATGGTAAATTCGGTGTTCGTAATTTTCGCCGTCTGCATCGCGCAAGACTACGCGGTTTTCCCGCTGTTCGCAAAAATGCGCGGTCGAAAGCCGCCCTACCCCGCGGTGTTCCTGTCGGCGGCGACGACGGTCGCGGCGTTCGGCATGCTCGGCTTTGCGGAGCACCCCGTGATGAAAACGCTCGGACTCGCCGCGGCGGTCTCGATTTTCGCGATATTCTGCGCGTGCCTCGCGCTGTCGCCCGAAAGGGGGAACGGCAAATGA
- a CDS encoding glycosyltransferase family 2 protein: protein MKICAAIPTYNHADRLDGIIDRLPDGLDALVIDDGSNPPIATRSPRATLVRFERNRGKAEALKAAFEEAAKRGFTHVITLDADGQHPPELAEKFAKAAEKNPESIIAGVRGFDCSAIPPARKFMNKFSNFWFGAETGISVADTQCGYRCYPLAQIARLKMDFGGFVFETELLVKAAWAGVEIVQLPIPALYDRESLAGSHYKPFADTLKFTAMNTKLFFASLLLPKKTLRKLALKK, encoded by the coding sequence ATGAAAATATGTGCGGCAATACCCACCTACAACCACGCGGACAGGCTCGACGGAATCATAGACCGACTGCCCGACGGACTTGACGCGCTTGTAATAGACGACGGCTCGAACCCGCCGATTGCCACGCGCTCTCCCCGCGCAACCCTCGTGCGCTTCGAGCGCAACAGGGGCAAGGCGGAGGCTCTCAAAGCGGCGTTCGAAGAGGCGGCAAAGCGCGGTTTCACGCACGTCATTACGCTCGACGCCGACGGGCAGCACCCGCCGGAACTTGCCGAAAAATTCGCGAAAGCCGCCGAAAAAAACCCTGAAAGCATAATCGCGGGTGTGCGCGGCTTCGACTGCTCCGCAATTCCGCCCGCGCGGAAATTCATGAACAAATTTTCGAACTTCTGGTTCGGGGCGGAGACGGGGATTTCCGTCGCCGACACGCAGTGCGGATACAGGTGCTACCCGCTCGCGCAAATCGCGCGGCTTAAAATGGATTTCGGCGGATTCGTTTTCGAAACCGAACTGCTCGTCAAGGCGGCGTGGGCGGGAGTGGAAATAGTCCAGCTGCCGATTCCCGCGCTCTACGACAGAGAGTCGCTCGCAGGCTCCCACTACAAGCCTTTCGCCGACACGCTCAAATTCACGGCGATGAACACAAAGCTGTTTTTTGCGTCGCTTCTGCTGCCGAAAAAAACACTGCGAAAGCTTGCGCTGAAAAAATGA
- a CDS encoding phosphopantetheine-binding protein: MPVDKTRLDARREICAKLKSKLVENLDIPYKPDDLSDDISLIGSGLGLDSLDILEIVLCVENNFSVKMPEDSAPVLRSLNTLVDYIIQQTEAK; encoded by the coding sequence ATGCCCGTAGACAAAACACGCCTCGACGCGCGAAGGGAAATTTGCGCGAAACTAAAATCAAAGCTTGTCGAAAACCTCGACATTCCCTACAAGCCCGACGACCTTTCCGACGACATCTCGCTGATAGGTTCGGGGCTGGGCTTGGATTCGCTCGACATTCTCGAAATCGTGCTGTGCGTGGAGAACAATTTTTCGGTCAAAATGCCCGAAGACAGCGCGCCCGTTCTGCGCTCGCTCAACACTCTTGTAGACTACATAATCCAGCAGACGGAGGCGAAATGA